From Bos indicus isolate NIAB-ARS_2022 breed Sahiwal x Tharparkar chromosome 4, NIAB-ARS_B.indTharparkar_mat_pri_1.0, whole genome shotgun sequence, the proteins below share one genomic window:
- the LLCFC1 gene encoding sperm-egg fusion protein LLCFC1, protein MSSLGSQLCRAAFLGALLLLLRVKGVKTQRGSPGLDERSQKEKTPSTDQDREQFEEHFMAASVGEMWQVVDMAQQEDDKTSEVAAIRDHLFDLAFCFNLASIMVFL, encoded by the exons ATGAGCTCCTTGGGCTCCCAGCTCTGCAGGGCAGCATTCCTGGGcgccctcctgctgctgctgcgagtCAAGGGGGTGAAGACCCAGAGAGGGAGCCCAGGCCTAGATGAgaggagtcagaaagagaagacaccCTCTACAG ACCAAGATCGAGAACAGTTTGAAGAGCACTTCATGGCCGCCTCAGTGGGCGAGATGTGGCAGGTGGTGGACATGGCCCAGCAGGAGGATGACAAGACCTCAGAGGTGGCGGCGATCCGTGACCACCTGTTTGACCTCGCCTTCTGCTTTAACCTGGCCAGCATTATGGTTTTTTTATGA